The Methanobacterium lacus genome includes a region encoding these proteins:
- a CDS encoding homocysteine biosynthesis protein, giving the protein MKTIEEINQRIKDGDAVVVTATEMTQIVRENGAEKAADEIDVVTTGTFGAMCSSGAFLNFGHTDPPIKMTKTFLNGVESYSGLAAVDTYIGATQPSRNPDVGIEYGGAHVIEDLISGKDVELVADSYGTDCYPLTEVKTQVNLENLNDAVMINPRNSYQNYAAAVNSTDETIYTYMGTLLPNMGNVSFSSAGGLSPLLNDPYFQTIGLGTKIFLCGAEGYVIGEGTQHSTEVKRENGVPVGGAGTMMLKGDMKQMDHEFVRGATMPKYGSTLFVGVGVPIPVLNSDIAKRTAIADEDITCHVTDYGVARRSKPTILETNYQELRSGSIEINGVEVETSPLSSYKKAVKIAKELQSWIENGKFLLTSPVNLLAHEGYSPKPLEIRRQTPIVNELQSKPLITANPDDEIGDVAKRLVQNNINHLPVVDDDQKLLGIVTSWDIANAVAKGKTKLKDVMTKKVVIAREDEPVDIIARRIDKHEISGLPIIDKNNHVKGMITAEDISRLMCAKNREEGI; this is encoded by the coding sequence ATGAAGACCATTGAAGAGATAAATCAACGTATTAAGGATGGAGATGCGGTTGTTGTCACTGCAACAGAAATGACGCAAATTGTTAGAGAAAATGGTGCTGAAAAAGCTGCAGATGAAATTGATGTGGTTACAACAGGTACCTTTGGAGCCATGTGTTCTTCAGGAGCATTTTTAAACTTTGGACACACAGATCCCCCGATTAAAATGACCAAAACTTTTCTAAATGGTGTGGAATCCTACTCCGGACTTGCAGCGGTTGACACTTACATAGGAGCTACACAGCCCAGCAGAAATCCTGATGTGGGTATTGAGTATGGTGGGGCCCATGTCATAGAGGATCTCATCAGTGGTAAAGATGTTGAACTGGTTGCAGATTCCTATGGTACGGACTGTTATCCATTGACAGAAGTTAAAACACAAGTTAATCTGGAAAATCTCAACGACGCAGTCATGATAAATCCTCGTAACTCCTACCAGAATTATGCTGCTGCAGTGAATTCCACAGATGAAACAATCTACACCTACATGGGTACTCTCTTACCCAACATGGGTAATGTGAGTTTTTCCAGTGCTGGAGGGCTCAGTCCCCTCTTAAATGATCCCTACTTCCAGACCATTGGTTTGGGAACTAAGATTTTCCTATGCGGTGCTGAGGGTTACGTTATTGGTGAGGGTACACAGCACAGTACTGAGGTTAAAAGGGAAAATGGGGTGCCTGTGGGAGGTGCTGGTACCATGATGCTCAAGGGTGATATGAAGCAGATGGATCATGAATTTGTCCGTGGTGCAACCATGCCTAAATACGGTTCAACACTCTTCGTTGGTGTGGGAGTTCCAATACCCGTACTAAACAGTGACATTGCCAAACGCACAGCCATAGCAGATGAGGACATCACCTGCCATGTGACTGATTATGGAGTGGCAAGAAGAAGCAAACCAACCATTCTGGAAACTAATTACCAAGAACTTAGGAGTGGAAGTATTGAAATAAACGGTGTTGAAGTCGAAACTTCCCCATTATCATCCTACAAAAAGGCTGTTAAAATAGCCAAGGAACTTCAATCATGGATTGAAAACGGTAAATTCTTGCTTACCTCACCTGTTAATTTACTTGCACACGAAGGTTACAGTCCTAAACCCCTTGAAATTAGGAGGCAGACTCCTATTGTGAATGAATTACAGAGCAAACCATTGATAACTGCAAATCCTGATGATGAAATCGGAGATGTAGCTAAAAGACTGGTGCAAAACAACATTAACCATCTTCCAGTTGTTGATGATGATCAGAAACTGCTTGGAATAGTCACTTCATGGGACATTGCAAACGCAGTTGCAAAGGGCAAAACCAAGCTTAAGGATGTCATGACCAAAAAGGTGGTTATTGCAAGGGAAGATGAGCCAGTGGATATTATTGCGAGGCGTATTGACAAGCATGAAATCTCTGGACTTCCAATCATCGATAAAAATAATCATGTGAAGGGCATGATAACTGCCGAAGATATTTCAAGGCTCATGTGTGCAAAAAATCGCGAGGAGGGAATTTAA
- a CDS encoding nitroreductase family protein, with product MDKNEIYETIFRRKSIRKYDQDTLDEEILKDIQGEVMDLKPLIPGIKTEVLLISSEDVKTRMMKKAPHYLAVFSEEKEGYLTNVGYMLQQMDLLFSANGIGCCWQGIPTIKDHVKPRSELKFVILLAFGNPDEPLHRSDISEFKRNPIEKMTDITITDENREILEAGRLSPTATNSQAWFLSGDDSCIDVFTTKPNFIRSLIAKKYIPIDAGIVIYQIMVAATHFKQNPEVVFKEGIEKKGYIYCASINLNPDRK from the coding sequence ATGGATAAAAATGAAATTTACGAGACAATTTTCAGGAGAAAATCCATTAGAAAGTACGATCAAGATACTCTAGATGAGGAAATCCTAAAGGATATTCAAGGTGAAGTGATGGATTTAAAACCTTTAATTCCAGGGATTAAAACTGAAGTTCTGTTAATTTCCTCTGAAGATGTTAAAACCAGGATGATGAAAAAGGCTCCCCACTACTTGGCAGTATTTTCTGAGGAGAAGGAAGGTTACCTAACCAATGTTGGTTACATGTTGCAGCAGATGGATCTTCTATTTTCTGCAAATGGTATAGGATGCTGCTGGCAGGGTATTCCAACCATTAAAGACCATGTGAAACCAAGATCAGAACTTAAATTTGTGATTCTTCTGGCATTTGGAAACCCTGATGAACCACTTCACAGATCTGATATAAGTGAGTTTAAAAGAAATCCCATTGAGAAAATGACAGACATCACCATCACAGATGAAAACAGGGAAATATTGGAGGCTGGAAGACTCTCACCAACAGCCACCAACAGTCAAGCCTGGTTTTTAAGTGGGGATGATAGTTGCATCGATGTTTTCACCACCAAACCCAACTTCATAAGATCGTTAATTGCAAAAAAATACATCCCAATAGATGCGGGAATAGTAATTTACCAGATCATGGTTGCAGCGACACACTTCAAACAAAATCCAGAAGTAGTCTTTAAAGAAGGTATTGAAAAAAAGGGATACATCTACTGTGCATCAATCAACCTGAATCCTGATAGAAAATAA
- a CDS encoding peptidase associated/transthyretin-like domain-containing protein codes for MMKNIFWSFLIVGLMVAAGTGWASASNPAQLGLNSVKYPSQFENLQYNINGNNTISLNGTLTFTDNSTTKPIAGAYLFLAILGLTNDKVNHNIVYHGFCVTDKDGNFQFNSGPYFTGFPGNYTLLLRYHGNRTYDPCNLTFDI; via the coding sequence ATGATGAAAAATATATTTTGGAGTTTTTTAATTGTAGGATTAATGGTGGCAGCTGGAACAGGTTGGGCATCAGCTTCAAATCCAGCTCAACTTGGTCTAAACAGTGTTAAGTATCCCTCACAATTTGAAAATTTGCAGTACAATATCAATGGAAATAACACAATATCCCTCAATGGTACCTTAACATTTACAGATAATTCCACAACAAAACCAATTGCAGGAGCATATTTATTTCTTGCAATCTTAGGACTCACCAATGACAAAGTCAATCACAACATAGTGTACCATGGATTTTGTGTCACAGACAAGGATGGTAATTTCCAGTTTAATAGTGGACCGTATTTCACAGGATTTCCAGGAAATTATACCCTACTTCTACGTTATCATGGCAACAGAACCTACGATCCATGCAACTTAACATTTGATATTTAA
- a CDS encoding TldD/PmbA family protein, translating to MPSSKENNLDPDLFRKTIEIVEKKVDFVDIRVSESKNNVIVMKDGQIQEIRSGTDFGGSVRVLKNGSWGFAYTTQLSRLDEMAEAALKLSNSLKSDVEVSKTEGSTDSVKSKAKIPLSSVSLDEKKKVMEEAEAAANIDKVVSTTVNYVDGESSSLYMNSEGSAISMEESRVAMFLNAVAASEGVIQFGHKSIGGSKGYEAIQNQDIEEFGRLAATKAVRLLDAKSPPSGSFPVVLDPELTGVFIHEALGHASEADLILQNDSILKNKMGTQIGSDLVTIVDDASMDAFGYYAYDAEGIKTRENILVQDGVLSSLLSSRETASKLKMESSGNARSSVGDQPIVRMSNTYLKPGDQSLEELLEGIKDGIYLKGSRGGQVDTGKGIFQFNAAESFVVENGEIKDPLRDVSLSGNILEILNHIDGLGSDFKMGVGFCGKNGQTVPVGDGGPHVRVSKATVGGAT from the coding sequence ATGCCGTCATCAAAGGAAAATAATCTTGATCCAGATTTATTCAGAAAAACAATTGAGATCGTAGAAAAAAAAGTAGATTTTGTGGATATAAGAGTTAGTGAAAGTAAAAATAACGTAATAGTGATGAAGGATGGTCAAATTCAAGAAATTCGTTCAGGAACTGATTTTGGAGGTTCTGTGAGGGTTTTAAAGAATGGATCATGGGGTTTTGCATACACAACTCAACTTTCAAGACTTGATGAAATGGCAGAGGCAGCACTCAAACTTTCAAATTCTCTCAAAAGTGATGTTGAAGTCTCAAAAACAGAAGGATCCACTGACAGTGTGAAGTCGAAGGCTAAAATTCCACTGTCCAGTGTTTCTTTAGATGAGAAAAAGAAGGTTATGGAAGAAGCTGAAGCAGCTGCCAACATTGACAAAGTAGTCAGCACAACAGTGAACTACGTTGATGGTGAATCTAGCTCACTTTACATGAACTCCGAGGGTTCTGCAATTTCCATGGAAGAATCCAGGGTTGCAATGTTTTTAAATGCAGTGGCTGCTTCTGAGGGAGTTATCCAATTTGGACATAAAAGCATCGGTGGTTCAAAGGGATATGAGGCCATACAAAATCAGGATATTGAAGAGTTTGGAAGGTTAGCAGCAACAAAGGCTGTAAGGCTCTTAGATGCTAAGTCTCCCCCATCTGGAAGTTTTCCAGTTGTTTTAGATCCTGAACTCACAGGAGTTTTCATACACGAAGCACTGGGCCATGCATCAGAGGCAGATCTCATACTTCAAAACGATTCCATACTCAAAAATAAGATGGGAACCCAGATAGGTTCAGATCTGGTAACCATAGTTGATGATGCCAGCATGGATGCCTTTGGTTACTACGCCTACGATGCAGAGGGAATCAAAACAAGGGAAAATATTCTGGTCCAAGATGGAGTATTATCATCCCTTTTAAGTTCGAGGGAAACAGCATCTAAACTTAAGATGGAATCTTCTGGAAATGCAAGATCGTCTGTGGGTGATCAACCAATAGTTAGGATGAGTAACACCTACCTCAAACCGGGTGATCAGTCTTTAGAAGAACTTTTGGAAGGAATTAAAGATGGAATTTACTTGAAAGGTTCAAGGGGAGGTCAGGTGGACACCGGTAAGGGAATTTTCCAGTTCAACGCTGCAGAATCATTTGTAGTTGAAAATGGAGAAATTAAAGATCCATTGAGGGATGTGTCACTGTCTGGAAATATCTTGGAAATTCTCAATCATATAGATGGTCTTGGCTCAGATTTCAAGATGGGAGTAGGATTCTGTGGTAAAAACGGACAAACTGTTCCTGTGGGTGATGGCGGTCCCCATGTCAGGGTTTCAAAGGCAACTGTGGGTGGTGCAACCTAA
- the pyrF gene encoding orotidine-5'-phosphate decarboxylase — protein sequence MEIKNKIILAMDLLTIDGALEVGNSVINYLDTIKIGYPLALAEGLPSIGLVKDRFDCKIIADFKVADIPETNKKIADLTFKAGADAIIVHGFVGPDSVKACVDSAEEFGTEVFLLTEMSHPGASRFLQPAAEDIAVMGMEMGLKNYVAPSTKPDRLKKIREVVGKDSFIISPGVGVQGGDPNQTLEFADAIIVGRSIYSSEYPEEVVKSIVDSIKL from the coding sequence ATGGAAATCAAAAACAAAATAATACTTGCCATGGACCTTCTGACCATTGATGGTGCACTGGAGGTTGGAAACAGTGTTATTAACTATTTGGATACCATAAAAATCGGTTATCCCCTTGCTTTAGCTGAAGGTTTGCCATCCATTGGATTGGTTAAGGATAGGTTTGACTGCAAAATAATTGCCGATTTTAAGGTGGCAGACATCCCTGAAACAAATAAGAAAATTGCAGATCTGACATTTAAAGCTGGAGCAGATGCCATAATTGTGCATGGATTTGTAGGTCCCGACAGTGTTAAGGCTTGTGTAGATTCTGCAGAGGAATTTGGAACAGAAGTGTTTCTTCTAACGGAAATGTCACATCCCGGAGCATCAAGATTTCTCCAGCCAGCTGCAGAGGACATTGCAGTCATGGGCATGGAGATGGGTTTAAAGAATTATGTGGCACCTTCAACCAAACCCGACAGGCTTAAAAAAATTAGGGAAGTTGTTGGTAAAGATTCATTCATAATATCTCCAGGCGTGGGTGTGCAAGGTGGAGATCCGAATCAAACACTCGAATTTGCTGATGCCATCATTGTTGGACGTTCAATTTACTCCTCAGAATATCCTGAAGAGGTTGTTAAATCCATTGTAGATAGCATCAAACTTTAA
- a CDS encoding CBS domain-containing protein: MLTSVQKEILQSLINLYRNADASIKGEEIAEIMNRNPGTIRNQMQSLRSLGLVKGVPGPRGGYKPTIKAYHTLNIQASDNQSLVPIFRDGEKVKDITVSQIEFTSITHPGECEAAIKAVGNIKYLDLGDEIRIGPTPVNKLIVDGIVVGRDDMDNILLLDTTAIRSIPKKTVLEVASTDLIQLDPTDSIRNASKILSDRDIEGAPVVEDGHVIGILTLSDIIRAIGRGDEEQNVSEVMSSKNIITVKQDLMIADAIEIMNKNSIGRVIVVDDDASPIGIVTRTDLLDKIAGLR, translated from the coding sequence ATGCTCACATCAGTCCAAAAAGAAATACTACAAAGTTTAATTAACTTATACAGAAACGCCGATGCCTCTATTAAGGGCGAAGAAATAGCAGAAATTATGAACCGTAACCCCGGGACGATCCGAAATCAAATGCAATCATTAAGGAGTTTAGGATTGGTTAAGGGCGTTCCAGGCCCCAGAGGAGGATATAAACCAACTATTAAAGCTTATCATACATTGAATATACAGGCCAGTGACAATCAATCTTTAGTACCTATTTTTAGAGATGGTGAAAAAGTTAAAGATATAACAGTTTCACAAATAGAATTCACGAGCATAACCCACCCTGGAGAATGTGAAGCAGCCATCAAAGCCGTAGGAAACATTAAATATTTGGATCTTGGAGATGAGATCAGAATAGGTCCAACACCTGTAAACAAACTTATTGTTGATGGAATTGTTGTTGGAAGGGATGATATGGACAACATACTACTCTTGGACACAACAGCCATTAGAAGCATACCCAAGAAAACAGTACTAGAAGTGGCTTCAACAGACCTCATCCAACTAGACCCAACTGACAGCATCAGGAATGCCTCAAAAATATTATCTGATAGGGACATTGAAGGAGCTCCTGTTGTAGAAGATGGACATGTCATAGGAATATTAACACTATCAGACATCATTCGTGCCATAGGAAGAGGAGATGAAGAACAGAATGTTTCAGAGGTCATGTCATCTAAAAACATCATAACTGTAAAACAGGATCTGATGATAGCAGACGCCATTGAAATAATGAACAAAAACAGCATTGGAAGAGTGATAGTGGTAGATGACGATGCAAGTCCAATTGGAATCGTAACAAGAACAGATCTTCTGGATAAAATAGCAGGATTAAGGTAA
- a CDS encoding deoxyhypusine synthase — protein sequence MEIKKGMSVLELIQEMGGSGVLGAGRVYRATELLAEVIKDEDTAVFLSVAGPLVPGGLRKIIRNMIKDGEVDVLITSGANITHDLLEAFGGRHHRGIEEDDETMCEHGMGRIADLYTKSEDFEVFETEIAKILADIAAKDDHLSIREFLTLIGSSLDDDESILKTAADNNVPIYAPGFIDSMLGLQLWMFTQDTKLHIDASGDMAELSDIVYDSKKVATMILGGGLPKHYALASNLLKGGVDAAIQITMDRSETGSLGGAPLEEAKSWAKAKAGSKLVTVVGDATIIFPLILAGAKEMNQRSME from the coding sequence ATGGAAATTAAAAAGGGCATGTCTGTCCTGGAACTCATCCAAGAGATGGGAGGTTCCGGTGTTTTAGGTGCGGGCAGGGTTTACAGGGCAACAGAGTTACTTGCAGAAGTTATAAAAGATGAGGATACAGCAGTTTTTCTCAGTGTGGCAGGACCCCTGGTGCCTGGAGGTCTGAGAAAAATTATTCGGAACATGATCAAGGATGGGGAGGTGGATGTGCTCATAACCAGCGGAGCAAACATCACCCATGATCTGCTTGAAGCCTTCGGAGGCAGACACCACCGAGGAATAGAAGAAGATGATGAAACCATGTGCGAACATGGAATGGGAAGAATAGCTGATCTCTACACGAAATCCGAAGATTTTGAAGTGTTTGAAACAGAAATAGCAAAAATATTGGCAGACATAGCAGCTAAGGATGATCATTTAAGCATAAGGGAATTTTTAACCTTAATTGGCAGTTCACTCGATGATGATGAGTCCATACTAAAAACAGCTGCAGATAACAACGTACCAATCTACGCGCCGGGATTTATAGACAGCATGTTGGGACTGCAACTTTGGATGTTCACCCAGGACACCAAACTTCACATCGATGCCTCAGGAGACATGGCAGAACTATCAGACATTGTATACGATTCAAAAAAAGTCGCAACCATGATCCTTGGGGGAGGACTCCCAAAACACTACGCATTAGCATCCAACCTACTTAAAGGAGGGGTTGATGCTGCTATACAGATAACCATGGACAGGAGTGAAACAGGCAGTCTTGGAGGAGCACCACTGGAGGAGGCCAAATCATGGGCCAAGGCCAAGGCAGGATCCAAACTCGTGACAGTGGTTGGAGATGCAACCATAATATTCCCATTGATACTGGCCGGTGCAAAGGAAATGAACCAACGATCCATGGAATGA
- a CDS encoding ABC transporter ATP-binding protein, protein MIKTSFKYFLNKFIKKHTLTLLLIFLLSICTLLFSFISPLLIKSLVDNVFVGKMTNLFVYIILGIIGMYIFSSVSSYYNSYLTGKLNLVLLREVSGTVFNVVQFASLKSTQTIKVGDMITRIMGNTQIAINIPVRIIPQIFMSVVSIIVPFFIMLSLNYTLALIIMSPVVLFALSSNIFGNKMEKIQKAFLETNASIYSFLKENLSIIPLIKVFNLEKWSQNRFNNHMNDYYGISLNYTKTSSLNSSLSSLILGVPIVLLITFGGYMVLDGSISLGTFTAFLAYTSIFFSPISQLSGIWTSYKSSLPAFDRLKEILDMDEETGIESELSVTDGEITFDNVWFSYDNRYILNGFNATFKKGLNYIVGDNGTGKSTILKLICSLYPVEKGSIKVDGQDIIKIKRDSLIGNISMIFSDPYLFDGTIYENLRIGKLDATYNEVKSVAKLVKIHDFIETTPNKYDTQVGENGIMLSSGEKQKIALARAVLKDSPIILLDEVTKSIDKDSRKSINEVIDELKMEKTIIIVTHNSREIEVNSNIIYLEQDSESKNPAPSSIPDLAP, encoded by the coding sequence ATGATAAAAACAAGCTTCAAATATTTTTTAAATAAATTTATTAAAAAACACACCTTGACTTTGTTACTGATATTCCTTTTAAGTATTTGTACATTACTTTTCTCATTTATAAGCCCTTTACTAATCAAGTCCCTTGTAGATAACGTGTTTGTAGGTAAAATGACTAATTTATTTGTATATATCATATTAGGGATAATTGGAATGTACATTTTTTCTTCAGTTTCAAGTTACTACAACAGTTATTTAACTGGAAAGTTAAACTTGGTACTTTTACGAGAAGTATCAGGAACTGTTTTTAATGTGGTTCAATTTGCTTCTTTAAAAAGTACCCAAACCATAAAAGTGGGTGATATGATAACACGTATCATGGGTAACACCCAAATAGCCATTAATATTCCGGTTAGAATAATTCCGCAGATTTTCATGAGCGTAGTAAGCATTATAGTTCCTTTCTTTATCATGCTCTCTTTGAATTACACACTCGCACTCATAATCATGAGCCCTGTTGTACTGTTTGCATTGTCTTCCAACATATTTGGAAATAAAATGGAAAAAATTCAGAAAGCTTTTTTAGAAACTAACGCATCCATCTATTCATTTTTAAAGGAAAATTTATCCATCATACCCCTAATTAAAGTTTTTAATCTTGAAAAATGGTCTCAAAATAGATTTAACAACCATATGAATGATTATTATGGGATTTCTTTGAATTATACCAAAACATCCTCGTTAAACTCTTCTTTGAGTTCTCTTATTTTAGGAGTACCAATAGTGCTGCTCATTACATTTGGAGGATACATGGTGCTGGATGGGTCTATAAGCCTTGGAACATTCACGGCCTTTTTAGCCTACACATCCATTTTTTTCTCCCCAATATCGCAGTTATCAGGGATTTGGACATCATACAAAAGTTCATTACCTGCCTTTGACAGGTTAAAAGAAATATTAGACATGGACGAAGAAACAGGAATAGAAAGTGAGCTAAGTGTAACAGATGGGGAAATAACATTTGACAATGTCTGGTTTTCCTACGACAATCGTTACATATTAAATGGGTTTAATGCTACATTTAAAAAGGGTTTAAATTACATAGTCGGGGATAATGGTACTGGAAAAAGTACAATTCTCAAGTTGATCTGTTCACTCTACCCTGTTGAAAAGGGAAGCATCAAGGTTGATGGGCAAGATATAATCAAAATTAAAAGGGACAGCCTAATAGGAAACATTTCCATGATATTCTCAGATCCCTATTTATTTGATGGCACCATTTATGAAAACCTGCGAATTGGGAAACTCGATGCTACATACAATGAGGTTAAAAGTGTGGCCAAACTGGTTAAGATACATGATTTCATCGAAACCACCCCAAACAAATACGATACACAAGTGGGAGAAAATGGGATAATGCTTTCGAGTGGTGAAAAACAGAAAATAGCACTTGCAAGGGCTGTTTTAAAAGATTCGCCCATAATACTTTTAGACGAGGTAACCAAATCCATAGACAAGGATTCCAGAAAATCCATCAACGAAGTAATTGATGAACTTAAAATGGAAAAAACAATCATAATAGTGACCCATAACAGCAGAGAAATCGAGGTAAATAGCAATATTATTTATTTAGAGCAGGATAGTGAGTCAAAAAACCCTGCACCATCATCAATCCCAGACCTTGCCCCGTAA
- a CDS encoding TIGR00296 family protein yields the protein MLSEEQGQFLLKLAREAITVYLKEGRVIPIPETTDTIMHENRGVFVTLNKENCLRGCIGYPEPVMPLINAVVDAAISAAVRDPRFNCVTLEELETIELELSVLTKPELIPVDDPTEYLDNIIIGEDGLIVESGPYRGLLLPQVATEWGWNKEEFLSNTCNKAGLNSECWLSGDVKIYKFSSEIFEEDLKPK from the coding sequence ATGTTATCTGAAGAACAAGGCCAATTTCTGTTAAAATTAGCACGTGAAGCAATAACTGTTTATTTAAAAGAGGGAAGAGTCATTCCCATACCTGAAACAACAGACACCATAATGCATGAAAACAGGGGTGTGTTCGTCACACTAAACAAGGAAAATTGTTTGAGAGGATGCATAGGTTATCCCGAACCAGTAATGCCATTAATAAATGCTGTTGTAGATGCAGCAATATCGGCAGCAGTTCGAGATCCAAGGTTTAATTGTGTGACTCTCGAAGAACTCGAAACCATAGAACTCGAACTCAGCGTACTCACCAAACCAGAACTCATCCCTGTTGATGATCCAACAGAGTATCTGGATAACATCATCATTGGTGAAGATGGACTCATAGTTGAAAGCGGACCCTACAGGGGCTTGCTTTTACCCCAAGTAGCAACAGAATGGGGTTGGAACAAGGAAGAATTTCTCTCAAACACATGTAACAAAGCAGGACTTAATTCTGAATGTTGGTTAAGTGGTGATGTGAAGATATACAAATTTTCATCAGAAATATTTGAAGAGGATCTAAAACCCAAATGA
- a CDS encoding 4Fe-4S binding protein, protein MKAWLYFSPKMANKAVITDLVKNFDVNFNILRADIDSQGGKMLMEINGPEAEQGIAYIENAGISVSPIKRVVKKDEEMCIDCGACVSLCPVHAIIVEDDWTVEVKDKECIGCKLCSYSCPTKAIKVIE, encoded by the coding sequence ATGAAAGCATGGCTGTATTTTTCCCCAAAAATGGCTAACAAAGCCGTTATCACAGATCTTGTTAAAAATTTTGATGTTAACTTCAATATACTGCGGGCAGACATTGACTCCCAAGGCGGTAAGATGTTGATGGAAATCAATGGCCCCGAGGCAGAACAAGGAATTGCTTACATTGAAAATGCAGGAATAAGTGTGAGTCCCATTAAAAGAGTGGTGAAAAAGGACGAAGAAATGTGCATAGACTGCGGTGCATGTGTATCCCTCTGCCCAGTTCACGCCATCATAGTTGAAGATGATTGGACAGTTGAAGTCAAGGACAAAGAATGCATCGGATGTAAACTGTGTTCGTACTCCTGTCCAACCAAAGCAATCAAAGTCATTGAATAG
- a CDS encoding ATP-binding cassette domain-containing protein, whose translation MKIIETNDLTYEYPDGTKALEKVNFNAEEGKIVALLGPNGAGKSTLFLHFNGILRPTHGSVHVDGETVSYDKKELLKIRQKVGIVFQNPDDQLFAPTVLEDVAFGPMNMGLSNEEVDERVKDALLRVGMEGYEKKAPHHLSGGQKKRVAIAGILAMKPKIMVLDEPTSGLDPRGASQILKLLYQLNSEGMTIVISTHDVDLVPIYASKVYIISQGKIIKEGNPQDVFEDVETIRGANLRLPRIAHLMEILKKEDKLPFDKPYPLTIGGARKRILKEFED comes from the coding sequence ATGAAAATAATTGAAACCAATGATCTTACATACGAATATCCGGATGGAACCAAAGCCCTGGAAAAGGTTAATTTTAATGCTGAAGAAGGAAAGATAGTTGCACTTTTAGGGCCCAACGGTGCAGGTAAATCAACTTTATTCCTGCATTTTAACGGTATACTAAGACCAACACATGGAAGTGTACATGTTGATGGGGAAACTGTTAGTTACGACAAGAAGGAACTGCTAAAAATACGTCAAAAGGTGGGAATTGTTTTCCAAAATCCTGATGACCAACTTTTTGCCCCAACAGTACTTGAAGACGTTGCGTTTGGACCCATGAACATGGGACTGTCCAACGAAGAAGTGGACGAAAGAGTTAAAGACGCACTTTTAAGGGTTGGAATGGAAGGATACGAAAAGAAAGCACCACACCATTTGAGTGGAGGTCAGAAAAAACGTGTTGCAATTGCAGGAATACTCGCAATGAAACCCAAGATCATGGTGCTGGACGAACCCACCAGTGGCCTCGATCCAAGGGGTGCTTCACAGATACTCAAACTTCTCTACCAGTTAAACAGTGAGGGAATGACCATTGTAATATCAACACACGACGTTGATCTGGTGCCAATATACGCCTCTAAGGTTTACATCATAAGCCAGGGTAAAATTATCAAGGAAGGCAATCCTCAGGATGTGTTTGAAGATGTTGAAACCATAAGGGGAGCTAATTTAAGATTACCAAGGATAGCACACCTCATGGAAATTCTTAAAAAGGAAGATAAACTTCCATTTGACAAACCATACCCTTTAACAATTGGAGGGGCCAGAAAACGTATATTAAAAGAGTTTGAAGATTGA